The Chloroflexota bacterium genome includes a region encoding these proteins:
- a CDS encoding ATP-grasp domain-containing protein: MKVGLAYDLKDEITLHPEHAEDALEEYDSPETVAAIAKALESLGHSVVRLGGGREFLTHILQDNVDFVFNIAEGRGVYRSREAQVPSVLEMLGIPYSGSDPECLALCLDKPLTKRVLQAAGVATPRWQVITDGRQLEELAWNNFPLPGFVKPAYEGSSKGIRFASRVETMEHICRMTSMLLEQYQQPVMIEEFISGEEVTIGVVGSPPQVLGIMRVVPKRGGNPNFTYSLEVKREWEDVVSYECPAKLSVKTTEEIIWASLTAFEVLGCRDVARIDFRVDLEKKPWLLEVNPLPGLRPGYSDLPMMAERVGYSYDALIGLIMDSALKRQRPCLARLA, from the coding sequence ATGAAGGTTGGGCTAGCCTATGATCTCAAAGACGAAATAACCCTCCATCCGGAACATGCCGAGGACGCTCTGGAGGAATACGATTCTCCGGAGACGGTGGCAGCCATTGCTAAAGCACTGGAGTCATTGGGGCATTCGGTAGTGCGGCTGGGTGGAGGGCGGGAATTTCTAACGCATATCTTACAGGACAATGTCGACTTTGTTTTCAACATTGCGGAGGGGAGAGGCGTTTACAGGAGCCGGGAAGCCCAGGTGCCCTCTGTTCTGGAGATGCTGGGCATACCCTATTCGGGGTCAGATCCGGAGTGCTTAGCCCTTTGCCTTGACAAGCCGCTAACCAAGAGAGTACTACAGGCAGCCGGCGTGGCTACTCCTCGATGGCAGGTGATCACCGACGGCCGCCAGCTAGAGGAATTAGCTTGGAACAACTTTCCCTTGCCTGGTTTTGTGAAACCAGCTTATGAGGGCTCAAGCAAGGGCATCCGCTTTGCTTCCAGGGTCGAAACCATGGAGCACATATGCCGAATGACAAGCATGCTGCTGGAACAGTACCAGCAGCCGGTGATGATAGAGGAGTTTATCTCCGGAGAAGAGGTAACGATAGGTGTGGTAGGCTCGCCACCGCAGGTTCTCGGTATCATGCGTGTAGTTCCGAAGCGAGGTGGCAACCCGAACTTTACCTACTCCCTAGAGGTAAAGCGGGAATGGGAGGATGTGGTCAGCTATGAATGCCCGGCAAAATTATCAGTGAAAACAACGGAAGAGATTATCTGGGCAAGCCTTACAGCCTTCGAAGTGCTGGGGTGTCGCGACGTTGCCAGGATTGACTTTCGGGTGGACTTAGAGAAGAAACCCTGGCTGCTTGAGGTGAATCCCCTGCCTGGTCTCCGACCAGGTTATAGCGACCTTCCTATGATGGCCGAGAGAGTGGGGTATAGTTACGACGCCCTCATCGGCCTGATAATGGATAGTGCTCTAAAGAGGCAAAGGCCGTGTCTGGCAAGATTGGCATAG
- a CDS encoding KamA family radical SAM protein, with product MATSMGVQVSSEAREEPPHAVGSATEEPPGKRARENRQRFFGHVSEEQWNDWKWQFRNRINTVRELAHFIRLSDKEQARLRLVTGKYPFSITPYYFCLIDQNNPDDPVRKQTVPSFDEIAFAFMGEADPLAEEEDSVVPGLVHRYPDRVLMVLTNICPVLCRHCTRKREWQSGRWAHTDGEIELMLDYIRRNKVVRDVIISGGDPLSLATSRLEEVISRVRAIPHVEIIRIGTRFPVVLPQRIDAELCAMLSKYGPIWINTHFNHPDEVTPESALACDRLVRSGVPLNNQSVLLRGVNDSVETQTKLCRELLKIKVRPYYLFHADEVQGTEHLRTTIETGIQIIEGMRGHTSGLAIPTFVVDLPGGGGKVPLQPNYLVSKTDGEFVLRNYEGRTFTCRDPEPWGADRRPDTQQHQEQVQPASREAVAASKGRAK from the coding sequence ATGGCAACGTCTATGGGGGTCCAAGTTTCGAGTGAGGCCCGAGAGGAGCCTCCCCACGCAGTAGGGAGCGCCACCGAAGAGCCCCCAGGTAAAAGAGCGAGGGAAAACAGACAAAGATTCTTCGGCCACGTCTCCGAGGAACAGTGGAACGACTGGAAATGGCAATTTCGTAACCGAATCAACACTGTCCGTGAACTGGCACACTTCATCCGCCTGTCAGATAAAGAACAGGCAAGACTCAGGCTGGTAACGGGCAAGTACCCCTTTTCAATCACCCCATACTATTTCTGTCTCATCGACCAGAACAACCCTGACGACCCTGTTAGAAAGCAAACGGTCCCTTCTTTTGATGAAATAGCTTTCGCCTTTATGGGCGAAGCAGACCCTCTGGCAGAAGAAGAGGACTCCGTAGTGCCCGGGTTAGTGCATCGCTACCCGGACAGGGTTCTGATGGTGCTGACCAACATTTGCCCTGTTCTTTGCCGCCACTGCACCCGGAAGCGGGAGTGGCAGAGTGGCAGATGGGCACATACTGACGGCGAGATCGAGCTTATGTTGGACTACATTCGCAGGAACAAGGTTGTCAGGGACGTCATCATCTCCGGTGGTGACCCGCTATCTCTGGCCACTTCTCGCCTGGAAGAGGTCATTTCCCGGGTGAGGGCCATACCCCACGTGGAGATCATCCGGATTGGCACGCGCTTCCCTGTGGTACTGCCGCAGCGCATAGATGCGGAACTTTGTGCCATGCTGTCGAAATACGGGCCGATATGGATCAACACTCACTTTAACCATCCTGATGAGGTAACCCCTGAGTCAGCGCTCGCCTGTGACAGGCTGGTGAGAAGCGGAGTCCCTCTCAACAACCAATCTGTTCTGTTGCGCGGGGTGAACGACTCTGTTGAGACGCAGACGAAGTTGTGCCGTGAGCTACTGAAGATAAAAGTGCGGCCATACTACCTCTTCCATGCCGACGAGGTGCAGGGGACCGAGCACCTGCGCACCACGATAGAAACAGGCATACAGATAATAGAGGGGATGCGCGGTCACACATCAGGTCTGGCTATTCCCACCTTTGTGGTTGATCTGCCCGGGGGTGGTGGAAAGGTCCCTCTTCAGCCCAATTACCTGGTTTCGAAGACCGATGGTGAGTTCGTATTAAGGAATTACGAGGGTCGCACCTTCACATGCCGGGACCCCGAGCCGTGGGGCGCGGATCGCCGCCCCGACACCCAGCAGCATCAGGAGCAGGTTCAGCCGGCTTCTCGTGAGGCTGTGGCCGCCTCGAAGGGGAGGGCCAAATGA
- the dnaJ gene encoding molecular chaperone DnaJ: protein MAIRKDYYQLLGVTRDASMEEITRAFRKLAFDCHPDRNHHDGAAERFKEINEAYQVLSDAEKRARYDRWGGFEGRGFDGFDNLVDSLGDIFEAFFAGTNATRVRVRVPQQGADLRHNITISFEEAVFGGEKGIEIVRTERCPRCHGLGGEPGSQPLRCPDCNGAGETRRVRQSFFGRFVNTVVCQRCSGRGSIVAQPCTHCQGAGKQRQHRKMVVKIPPGVEDGSQICLKGEGEAGMWGGPPGDLYVLLSVREHSFFKRHGNDILYELPINFAQAALGDEVEVPTLDGVANLKIDAGTQSGKVIRLKGKGVPYLNRSARGDQLITVRVITPEKLDDGQRRLFVELSKSLGKAKASTGRGESLFDRIKKPKKTDQSQE, encoded by the coding sequence ATGGCTATCAGGAAAGATTACTACCAACTTCTTGGTGTAACGAGGGATGCCAGTATGGAGGAGATCACGAGAGCCTTCAGGAAGCTGGCTTTCGACTGTCATCCCGACCGCAATCATCATGATGGGGCAGCCGAAAGGTTCAAAGAAATCAACGAAGCTTATCAGGTGTTGAGTGATGCCGAGAAGAGGGCGCGCTATGACCGCTGGGGTGGCTTTGAGGGGCGTGGCTTCGATGGTTTTGATAACCTTGTAGATAGTCTGGGGGACATCTTTGAAGCCTTTTTTGCAGGAACGAATGCCACCAGAGTAAGAGTACGTGTGCCACAGCAAGGTGCGGATCTGCGTCATAACATCACCATTTCCTTTGAAGAGGCGGTGTTTGGCGGCGAGAAAGGGATTGAGATTGTGCGGACGGAGAGGTGCCCTCGCTGTCACGGTTTGGGAGGCGAACCAGGGAGTCAGCCACTAAGGTGCCCGGACTGCAATGGTGCCGGGGAGACGCGAAGGGTGCGCCAGAGCTTTTTTGGGCGCTTTGTCAATACGGTAGTCTGTCAGCGCTGCTCCGGAAGGGGGAGTATAGTTGCTCAACCTTGTACTCATTGCCAAGGCGCTGGAAAGCAACGGCAGCATCGCAAGATGGTGGTGAAGATTCCTCCTGGTGTAGAGGACGGTTCCCAGATATGTCTTAAAGGAGAGGGAGAGGCAGGGATGTGGGGAGGTCCTCCGGGTGATCTCTATGTTCTGCTGTCAGTCAGGGAACACAGCTTCTTCAAGCGTCATGGTAACGACATACTCTACGAGTTGCCGATAAACTTCGCCCAGGCGGCTCTGGGGGATGAGGTGGAAGTTCCTACTCTCGATGGCGTGGCGAATCTCAAAATCGATGCAGGCACGCAGAGTGGCAAGGTCATACGCTTGAAAGGAAAGGGTGTACCTTACCTTAATCGGTCCGCAAGGGGAGACCAGCTAATTACGGTTCGTGTAATTACTCCTGAGAAACTAGATGATGGGCAGCGCAGGTTGTTCGTAGAGCTATCAAAGAGCCTAGGCAAAGCAAAAGCATCTACAGGACGTGGCGAGAGCCTGTTCGACCGGATAAAAAAACCAAAAAAGACCGACCAGAGCCAAGAATAG
- a CDS encoding ATP-grasp domain-containing protein has translation MSGKIGIVYNDPVPGVYHNLGEDDAVAGILDSVAAVSQALEHLGYEVVTLALGPPLPLAESELRKLDVDAVFNLFEGFGGVPQSEATVTCLLETMGICFTGCPSQALHLCEDKSLAKQVLQSWDIPTANWQVLAPSTCTDFNLNFPCIVKPLGEHASHGISAKSIVRSLQALRRQLELIDQKYGRPSLVEEFLPGREFSALVVGNYSLKVFPIEEIIFALPSTKPPILTYGAKWVREDTYFEGTKTKCPADVDPELKQAIDDLALRCFVALGCRGYARVDMRQDAGGQLMVLDVNPNPDISQEGGARHQVEAAGIAYASFIGDIVSLAKEHFDSARVTV, from the coding sequence GTGTCTGGCAAGATTGGCATAGTCTACAATGACCCTGTCCCGGGGGTGTACCACAACCTTGGTGAGGACGATGCGGTCGCGGGAATTCTTGACTCGGTAGCAGCGGTAAGTCAGGCACTGGAACACCTGGGCTATGAAGTGGTAACTCTCGCTCTTGGGCCGCCTCTGCCCCTGGCAGAGTCTGAGCTGAGAAAGCTCGACGTTGATGCCGTATTCAACCTCTTCGAAGGGTTCGGCGGCGTGCCTCAAAGTGAGGCCACCGTGACATGTCTTCTGGAGACGATGGGGATCTGTTTTACCGGCTGTCCGAGCCAAGCTCTGCATCTGTGCGAGGACAAATCTCTGGCAAAGCAGGTCTTGCAGTCCTGGGACATACCCACCGCAAACTGGCAGGTGCTTGCCCCCAGCACCTGTACAGATTTTAACCTGAATTTTCCCTGCATCGTTAAGCCCCTGGGAGAGCATGCCAGCCATGGTATCTCAGCAAAGAGTATTGTACGCAGCCTTCAGGCTCTGCGCAGGCAATTGGAGCTCATCGATCAGAAGTATGGCCGGCCTTCACTAGTGGAGGAGTTCTTGCCCGGTAGGGAATTCTCTGCTCTGGTGGTAGGAAACTACAGTCTCAAGGTGTTTCCCATTGAGGAGATCATCTTTGCCTTACCCTCCACCAAGCCGCCTATACTGACCTATGGGGCAAAATGGGTTCGAGAAGACACGTATTTTGAAGGGACAAAAACGAAGTGTCCGGCTGACGTGGATCCCGAACTGAAGCAAGCTATAGATGATCTGGCACTACGCTGCTTCGTGGCGCTGGGATGCCGTGGTTATGCCAGAGTGGACATGAGACAGGATGCAGGGGGGCAACTCATGGTGCTCGACGTGAACCCCAATCCAGACATCTCGCAGGAGGGTGGGGCCAGGCACCAGGTGGAGGCCGCCGGCATTGCCTATGCCAGCTTTATCGGTGATATTGTATCTCTGGCAAAGGAGCACTTCGATTCAGCCAGGGTGACGGTTTGA
- the plsY gene encoding glycerol-3-phosphate 1-O-acyltransferase PlsY — protein MVVLEYTAVILLGYCLGAIPFGLVAGRLTRGVDVREYGSGKTGFANVLRSAGWRAGLLTLLADVSKGAAPVSISWVVLHSHGAQVAAALAAMVGHIWPVYTRFRGGRGVSTFAGGMLAMYWPVGLACGPGVGLGTAALTRYMSLGSILVAVSSLLVMLVMVLLETQPKAYLIYAAIGGGLILFQHRDNIQRLRTGTERRLGERADRRESSSHQAR, from the coding sequence ATGGTAGTATTGGAGTATACTGCTGTTATCCTGCTGGGTTATTGCTTGGGTGCCATCCCTTTTGGCTTGGTTGCGGGCCGGCTAACCCGAGGAGTAGACGTCAGGGAATATGGTAGTGGCAAGACAGGATTTGCCAACGTATTGCGCTCTGCTGGCTGGAGGGCAGGCCTTTTGACCCTGCTAGCCGATGTAAGCAAGGGCGCGGCACCAGTATCGATCAGTTGGGTCGTGCTACATAGCCACGGTGCACAGGTTGCGGCTGCTCTGGCAGCTATGGTGGGCCACATTTGGCCCGTATACACCAGGTTCCGAGGTGGCAGAGGGGTGAGCACCTTTGCGGGAGGCATGTTGGCAATGTATTGGCCTGTTGGATTGGCATGTGGTCCGGGCGTGGGACTGGGTACTGCTGCTCTGACACGCTACATGTCATTGGGTTCGATACTTGTTGCGGTTAGCTCCCTGCTGGTGATGCTAGTCATGGTGCTCCTGGAAACACAACCAAAAGCCTACTTGATCTATGCTGCTATTGGAGGCGGCTTGATTTTGTTCCAACATCGTGATAATATACAACGGCTTCGTACTGGCACGGAACGTAGGCTGGGTGAGAGGGCGGACAGAAGAGAATCTTCCTCTCACCAGGCAAGGTGA
- a CDS encoding NAD(P)-dependent glycerol-3-phosphate dehydrogenase codes for MPKAAIVGNASWGTAIGMILARKGTDVKLWTRDQETADKLNQAKENSIYLPGLPFPPGLSATPSLEEALDKADIVVFAVPSESMRRNVRQLRDYLPDSALIVSATKGLEMDSGKRMSQVIAEGVDDRFHHNICALSGPNMAREAAEGLLSVTVVAAADAAVAERAQKFMNSNNFYIFTTTDMIGVELGGALKNVISLGVGMIDGLGSGNNAKAAFIIRGLSEIIVLGTTFGANPLTFIGLSGLGDLVVTCFSTESRNVYVGKQLASGHTLTEIRQSMPFVAEGVGSAFAARQLGQKAGLSLPIIEQIYKVIYEGADVRKAATQLVEYPADGKSLEITKLLRFMLDYFRTRWHPPPSWLKGVDDSA; via the coding sequence ATGCCAAAAGCAGCTATCGTCGGCAATGCCAGTTGGGGGACAGCCATCGGGATGATCTTGGCCCGCAAGGGGACCGATGTAAAGCTGTGGACTCGCGACCAAGAAACAGCCGATAAGCTCAACCAAGCAAAAGAGAACTCTATCTACCTGCCTGGACTTCCCTTCCCACCAGGCCTTTCTGCTACGCCCTCTTTAGAAGAGGCATTAGACAAGGCAGACATAGTTGTTTTCGCTGTACCATCCGAAAGTATGCGTCGCAATGTCAGGCAGCTAAGGGACTATCTACCAGACTCGGCTCTTATCGTAAGTGCCACCAAGGGATTGGAAATGGATAGTGGCAAACGCATGTCTCAGGTAATTGCCGAAGGGGTTGATGATCGCTTTCACCATAATATCTGTGCCCTCTCCGGCCCAAACATGGCCAGGGAGGCGGCTGAAGGCCTGCTCTCAGTAACTGTGGTTGCCGCCGCTGACGCGGCAGTGGCAGAGAGAGCACAGAAGTTTATGAATTCAAACAACTTCTACATCTTCACTACTACAGACATGATAGGTGTGGAGTTGGGTGGTGCGTTGAAGAATGTCATCAGCTTAGGCGTTGGTATGATAGACGGCTTGGGTAGTGGTAACAATGCCAAAGCAGCCTTCATCATTCGGGGATTGAGTGAAATAATCGTTCTCGGAACCACCTTTGGTGCTAACCCTCTCACTTTCATTGGACTGAGTGGATTAGGAGATTTGGTAGTTACCTGCTTCAGTACCGAGAGCCGCAATGTTTATGTCGGCAAGCAACTTGCCAGCGGGCACACTTTAACTGAGATAAGGCAATCGATGCCATTCGTAGCTGAAGGAGTTGGTAGCGCTTTCGCTGCTCGTCAGCTAGGCCAGAAAGCAGGCCTCAGCCTGCCTATTATAGAGCAGATCTATAAGGTGATTTACGAGGGCGCTGACGTCAGGAAAGCAGCGACTCAGTTAGTAGAATACCCTGCAGATGGGAAATCGCTGGAAATCACCAAGCTGCTTCGTTTCATGCTGGATTACTTCCGCACTAGGTGGCACCCACCACCGAGTTGGCTTAAGGGAGTAGATGACTCGGCCTAA